TTCACCGATGAATAGGCATCGGGGAAGGTCGTGGACGAGGGGAGCTCCTGGAACACCTTTCGCGGCGTGTTGTCCGGGTTGTTCACCGGGGTCGAGTAGCCCCCGTCCTTGAACATCGCGCCATCGACGCCGATGACGAAGAAGGGATCTCCCTGCGGCGAGATGAGCCACCAGCGCTGGTTGATCTTCTCGAGACGGAAGAAGCCCGTTGCCAGGTAGCGAGGCTGGGGCGGAGAGCCAAGGGCCGGGCCCGACGCATCGGATGTGCTCGCGGGCTGCGCCAACCGCTGAGCCTCCGCGGCGGCATCGGCGACCAGCTGCGCGTCGGAGGAGATCTTCCCAGGCCAGTTCTCCCAGAGGAACTGCCCGTACTTGTCCACCATCAGGGTCTCGCGCTTGAACTCCGCCGAGAGGTCGCCAGGCAGTGCCACCGAGCCGGTGGGCAGGGTGTCCGTCGTGTAGAAGCGGATCTCGCTCAGGGGCATATGCACGTTGGAGTGCGGCCGCTTCAAGATGAGGCGGAAGTAGCGCGCCTTCCGGCCCCTCAGGGAGAAGACGAGCGTCTTCCCCGATGCCCAGGGCTGATGCCCGGCGGAACGAAAGAGGGTGTCGCTCGCCGCCCGGTCATGGAGCTGCATGTCCTGGACGCCCCAATAGGTATTGGGAGCCCTCGCTACGACCTCGACCCGGTCGATGGCGTAGTCCCGCAGCAGGTCGAAGACGACGGCCACCTTCGAGGGAACGGGAACGTCCGGCAAGGCGTTCCAACCCACCTCGGTAAGCACCAGGGTGTCGGTGCCGTCGGTGAGCGCCCCCGTCTCGAAGGAGATGGGGGTCGCGGTGAGTGGGGAGCCCGCGTCCGCTGAGGACAGCCTCAGCTTCTCCTCGCCACCGGAGGCCGTGATGATGGCCTGGTTGTATTGGTAGGCGCCGCTCTCCACGAGGGACGAAGCGGCGTGGGCGGAGTCCATGCTCCAGCCAAAGAACACCCAGAACAGGACGAGTGCGAGAGGATGGGAGAGGGGGATGGGTTTCATCGTATGTGCTGAAACACCGGACCCCCTACCCGGTGTCACCCTACCCCACCAACAACCCTGTCACGACGATTCCACATCGGGTGTAACCGGGTCGGCACGCATTGCCGCTACACTGGGAGCCAGGACAGGAGGCGGTATGCGCATCGCGGTCATTTCGGATCTCCACCTGGGCCAGCGGGATGTGGTGGACCACTTCGGCCACGAGGACACGGCGTTCCTGCGCTTCCTGCGCTTCCTCGAGGGGAACTTCGAGCGGATCGTCCTGCTGGGGGACATCTACGAGACGCTGACCTCCCGGGTGCCCAGCAGGCAGGCCGCCGAGCTGAAGGCGGCACGGGAGGCGCATCCGGAGCTGGTGCGCCGCTTCGAGCGGCCCCAGTACCACTACGTCCACGGCAACCATGATCTGATCGCCGGGTGGGTCCTGGCGGCACCCGAGCACCTGATGCTGGAGGCGGATGGGGTGCGGATGCTCTTCACGCACGGCCACCACCACGACTGGATGATCCGCCAGGCCCGCTGGATGTCCGAGGCAGCGGTGTGGGCGGGGGCGTGGCTGCGGCGCTGGGGCCTGGGTGCCGTGTTCCGGGCTTTCGACTCGCTGGACCAGCGGATGCGGGGCGCGGTGGAAGATCCCTCGCGGTGCACCTTCCAGCGATGGGCGCTGGGGCGGGCGTGCCAGAGCGCGGCGGACATCGTGGTGACGGGGCATACACACAAGGGCATGCGAGTGGCGCATGGGGAGCGCCTCTTCCTCAACAGCGGCACGTGCTCGCAGGGGCGGTACTCGTTCCTGAGCCTGGACACGAAGGCCAGCGAGTACGCGCACCACGCCACCTGGTGAGTGCGTCAATCCCCAGCGCTCACGACTGGACCGCGCGGGCCGTGGACCTGGAGCTTCACGCCTTCCGGCGCCGCGCGCGCAGCTGGGAGATGACCTCGTGGGCCTGCTCGAACGTGGAGACGAAATGAAGCCTCTCCGCCGAGCGAGTATCTCCGTGGCCCGTGACCTGGGCAGCCAGCGAGATGCCCCTGGCCAACGCCCGGTGCAGCAGCCGCGCGCCGATATAGATGGTGCCCAGCGACCACTCCGAGGGGACCTTCTCGCTGAAATAACGCCCGGCCTCCGGGTCGAGGCGACCCGCGTCCTTCATCACCGACACGGTGATGAGGGGGTGTGCCTCGCGCATCTCCTGGTAGATGCCCACGATGCGGGTCGCGTGCGCCAGGGTGAGAGGGCCATGGTACGTTGCCCAGAGGACGTCCGGCGGCTCGAAACGGAAGATGTGGCTTCCCACCATCCACTCACGTGGGCCTTGCGTCATGCGTCCTCTCCGCTTCTCCCAGTCTAGCGGTGGAGCGTGGGACGAACGCAGCCCATCGGCAAGGGTCCTCGCGTGCCGGGGTGAGCGGACCTCAACTCTTTAGCAGTTTGCCCCGGCGGTGAATCAGCGGGCCGCGCGATCCCCCGGCAACAGGCGGACCAGCAAGGCCGCCAGCGCCGAGGCGGTCGCCAGCAACGTCACCGCCACCCATCCCCACCGGGCCAGCAGGAGGCTACCGCTCGCCGCGCCGATGGACATGCCGATGAACGTACCGACGAACAGCACGGCGTTGAGCCTGCTGCGTGCGGCCGGATCGATGCCGAAGACGATGGTCTGATGCGCCACGAGCGTGATCTGGACGCCGAGGTCGAAGCCGATGGCGCTGGCGGCGATCAGCCACAGCCGGGTGTTCGGCTCGAGCCACGGCGACACGAGCATCGTGGAGAACGACAGGGCGGTCAGTGCGGCGCCCAGGCGCGTGACCCTTTCGGGGCCGAAGCGATCCGCGAGGCGGCCCGCTACCGGCGCGCCCAGCGCCCCGGCCGCGCCGGCCAGGCCGAATGCACCGGCGGCCGCGCTGCCCAGGTGGAACGGCGCGCCATGCAGCATCACGGCGAGGGTCGACCAGAACGCGCTGAAGCCGACCGAGAGCAGGCCCTGCGCCAACGCGGCCCGGCGCAGCGCGCCGTACTGTCGCCACAGGCTGGCGAGCGAACCCAGCAGGGCACCGTACGTGAGCGTGCTGGTCGGGCGGAAACGGGGCAGGCCGAACCAGGCCACCCCGCCGACGAGGGCCACGCTGGCGGCGGCGATCATGTACATGGCGCGCCAGCCGAAGTGCTCGGCGACCACGCCGCTGACGACGCGAGACAACAGGATGCCGAGCAGCAGGCCCGTCATCACCGTGCCG
This region of Archangium lipolyticum genomic DNA includes:
- a CDS encoding metallophosphoesterase family protein, which encodes MRIAVISDLHLGQRDVVDHFGHEDTAFLRFLRFLEGNFERIVLLGDIYETLTSRVPSRQAAELKAAREAHPELVRRFERPQYHYVHGNHDLIAGWVLAAPEHLMLEADGVRMLFTHGHHHDWMIRQARWMSEAAVWAGAWLRRWGLGAVFRAFDSLDQRMRGAVEDPSRCTFQRWALGRACQSAADIVVTGHTHKGMRVAHGERLFLNSGTCSQGRYSFLSLDTKASEYAHHATW
- a CDS encoding MFS transporter, with the protein product MSFIRTVHTTAGNSTVAATASRGDSEPLSGGLRLLLATGAGLSVASLYYSQPMLGVIGADIGASDTAVGLVPMLTQLGYALGILLLTPLGDRFDRRRIILIKAALLSVALLLGGIAPGIHLLLAVSFAVGLTATLAQDIVPAAATLAPERHRGKVVGTVMTGLLLGILLSRVVSGVVAEHFGWRAMYMIAAASVALVGGVAWFGLPRFRPTSTLTYGALLGSLASLWRQYGALRRAALAQGLLSVGFSAFWSTLAVMLHGAPFHLGSAAAGAFGLAGAAGALGAPVAGRLADRFGPERVTRLGAALTALSFSTMLVSPWLEPNTRLWLIAASAIGFDLGVQITLVAHQTIVFGIDPAARSRLNAVLFVGTFIGMSIGAASGSLLLARWGWVAVTLLATASALAALLVRLLPGDRAAR